One window of Esox lucius isolate fEsoLuc1 chromosome 25, fEsoLuc1.pri, whole genome shotgun sequence genomic DNA carries:
- the LOC105020899 gene encoding von Willebrand factor A domain-containing protein 7-like isoform X2, protein MSPMVGVSLLALVLSGGSWAFVPTGDGPSTHVRMTESAVLQKVVEVCRAIAESEGRDFILTGNSPEEIVQACLGPTATGEVSASKFKSALNEINEQHPLVDRDFADSPEHHFDSEEFVRGRGLITDGVASIKANVRKENFVAARETLGKVLHTLQDFYSHSNWVDLGYTQPYINLLRPDLPLENLADFKTPTCKDCTNGGFCPNSILPDILNKKILTSGYMGIYTPAKPRGKCSHGGAADLSSLEIPRGGISKDELRADNVALHNAAVTLATTASLQLLDDIRGAAGDKDFLRLMGIARSSVLAFVIDTTGSMSDDIAEAKRMVNEIIDSKKGTQDEPSQYILVPFNDPDFGPLIRTTEPNVMKAQVAKLTAKGGGDKPEMCLSGLQLALTGAPASSHIYVFTDAPPKDISLKDTIVALIRSTKSTVSFFMTGDGAGARRRKRAVGMFDIYKDLALASGGQAIGVSKANLPQATDIIADSSTSALVTVLQRARNPGKAEKFSFQLDESLTNITIYITGKSLTFTLKNPAGVTQTETEASGKLGTVQKVGNLYRIRLASNKQTGLWEINMNSNQPYTLKITGQSTIAFIYDFVESFGGPHPGYAPISGRPESGVPAILLVSVLGKKGPASFKISDVALVTVSGSEVVGGILEGMGNGDFLVTVTKVPAGEFVVLLNGTDLVSSTLFQRQSTTQMSVSKVTIRAVVDRTMEPGKAFTLPFVVMTNSTGGTYKINARNDKDFTMNYPTSVMVGTGEKATANLTITAPANTESGTDITLTVEAVAPGSVDSNYVVLRLSVVTKVTDFTPPQCEVVNVSAVDCPADPVFCNASFWQLSANLTDGVNGTGIATLKSRQGVGSLTHTDLKQMFVAAYFNASCCSRTVELVAVDNAMNVGTCLHSLPSITTSVAPSTAPSSGPPTAPSSAPSTAPSSGPPSLTLSLPLWFCLLVSALPLYHPGTY, encoded by the exons ATGTCGCCGATGGTAGGCGTGTCCCTTCTGGCCCTGGTCCTATCAGGAGGAAGCTGGGCGTTTGTGCCCACCGGCGACGGACCCTCCACTCACGTCCGGATGACAGAATCAGCAGTGCTACAGAAGGTCGTCGAGGTGTGCCGGGCCATCGCTGAGTCAGAGGGACGGGACTTCATCCTCACA GGTAACTCACCTGAGGAAattgtccaggcctgtctgggTCCCACAGCTACGGGGGAAGTTTCAGCCTCTAAGTTCAAATCCGCCCTGAACGAGATCAACGAACAGCACCCCCTGGTGGACCGAGACTTTGCCGACAG CCCAGAACATCACTTCGATTCAGAGGAGTTTGTTCGAGGCCGGGGCCTGATCACCGATGGGGTGGCCAGCATCAAGGCCAACGTACGCAAGGAGAACTTCGTGGCTGCCAGAGAGACTCTGGGGAAGGTGCTGCATACCCTGCAG GACTTCTACAGCCACAGTAACTGGGTAGATCTGGGCTACACCCAACCATATATCAACTTATTACGCCCCGACCTCCCACTGGAAAACCTAGCGG atTTCAAAACTCCAACCTGTAAGGACTGCACCAATGGTGGGTTCTGTCCCAACTCCATTTTGCCCGACATCCTCAACAAGAAGATACTCACGTCAGGATACATGGGGATCTACACCCCGGCCAAGCCTAGAG GGAAGTGTAGCCATGGAGGTGCTGCAGACCTGTCCAGCTTGGAGATTCCTCGTGGGGGCATCAGCAAGGATGAGCTTCGCGCCGACAATGTGGCCCTGCACAATGCTGCTGTTACCTTGGCTACCACCGCCAGCCTGCAGCTTTTGGATGACATACGGGGCGCCGCTGGCGACAAGGACTTTCTACG cCTTATGGGAATAGCACGTTCCTCAGTCTTGGCTTTTGTGATTGACACCACTGGGAGCATGAGTGATGACATAGCTGAAGCCAAGCGAATGGTCAACGAGATCATCGACAGCAAAAAGGGAACGCAGGACGAGCCCTCCCAGTACATCCTGGTGCCCTTCAACGACCCAG ATTTCGGACCCTTGATAAGAACGACAGAGCCTAACGTCATGAAAGCGCAGGTTGCTAAGCTCACCGCCAAAGGAGGTGGAGACAAACCTGAGATGTGCTTATCAGGACTGCAG TTGGCGCTGACCGGTGCCCCAGCATCATCCCACATCTACGTTTTCACTGATGCTCCCCCAAAGGACATTTCACTAAAGGACACCATCGTCGCCCTGATCAGAAGCACCAAGTCCACG GTGTCTTTCTTCATGACCGGTGACGGAGCCGGTGCTCGGAGGAGGAAGCGTGCGGTTGGGATGTTTGACATCTATAAGGATCTGGCCCTGGCGTCTGGAGGTCAAGCTATTGGTGTCAGCAAGGCTAACTTGCCTCAGGCCACTGACATTATTGCTGACTCATCCACCTCTGCCCTG GTGACAGTGCTACAGCGAGCAAGGAACCCCGGCAAAGCTGAGAAGTTCTCCTTCCAGCTGGATGAGTCTCTGACCAACATCACCATCTACATCACTGGAAAAAGCCTCACCTTCACCCTCAAGAACCCGGCAG GCGTCACTCAGACAGAGACCGAGGCCAGCGGGAAACTGGGGACCGTCCAGAAAGTGGGAAACCTCTACCGGATACGCCTGGCCTCcaacaaacagacaggattaTGGGAAATCAACATGAACTCCAACCAGCCCTACACACTGAAGATCACGG gtcagagtaccattgcctttatttatgattttgtGGAATCTTTTGGAGGGCCTCATCCTGGATACGCCCCGATATCTGGACGTCCagaatcag gTGTTCCTGCAATTCTATTGGTGTCAGTGTTGGGCAAGAAGGGACCGGCCTCTTTCAAGATCTCCGATGTTGCCTTGGTAACAGTGTCAGGGTCAGAGGTTGTTGGTGGGATCCTGGAAGGCATGGGCAACGGCGACTTCCTTGTTACTGTAACCAAGGTCCCTGCGGGCGAGTTTGTGGTGCTGCTGAACGGGACCGACCTGGTTTCCTCCACTTTGTTCCAGAGACAGTCCACCACTCAGATGTCCGTTTCCAAAGTTACCATCAGG GCCGTGGTGGACAGAACCATGGAGCCTGGTAAGGCCTTCACTCTTCCATTCGTTGTCATGACAAACAGCACAGGAGGCACTTATAAAATCAATGCCAGGAATGACAAAGACTTCACTATGAACTACCCCACCAG CGTCATGGTGGGGACCGGAGAAAAGGCCACCGCTAATCTGACCATCACAGCGCCCGCCAACACTGAGTCAGGGACGGACATCACCCTGACCGTCGAGGCCGTGGCCCCGGGATCTGTTGACTCCAACTACGTGGTCCTGCGCCTCTCTGTCGTCACCAAG gTGACAGATTTCACTCCTCCTCAGTGTGAGGTTGTCAACGTTTCCGCGGTTGACTGTCCGGCCGACCCAGTGTTCTGCAACGCCTCCTTCTGGCAGCTCTCTGCTAACCTGACCGACGGCGTCAACGGCACGGGCATTGCCACCCTCAAAAGCCGCCAGGGCGTTGGCAGCCTCACCCACACTGACCTGAAGCAGATGTTTGTTGCGGCGTATTTCAACGCCTCCTGCTGCTCTCGGACGGTGGAGCTGGTGGCGGTGGACAACGCCATGAACGTCGGGACGTGTTTGCATTCCCTGCCTTCCATAACCACCTCTGTCGCCCCTTCCACTGCCCCTTCTTCAGGCCCGCCCACCGCCCCTTCCTCCGCCCCTTCCACCGCCCCTTCTTCAGGCccgccctccctcaccctcAGCCTTCCACTATGGTTCTGTCTCCTAGTTTCTGCCTTGCCACTATACCATCCAGGGACCTACTGA